One part of the Megalobrama amblycephala isolate DHTTF-2021 unplaced genomic scaffold, ASM1881202v1 scaffold530, whole genome shotgun sequence genome encodes these proteins:
- the LOC125261931 gene encoding chemokine XC receptor 1-like — translation MNNSVNFTAPEASINSTTQSFGQMISLEICAYIINFLVGVPTHSYVIWLIITGTGSGVASEFFILNLSICEIGNSLNCLLFVLSNWFSSVFTLLEFLIGLSVTGRPLFQCLMCVERYLAVVHPVTFLKYKPLRYRVICCTMVWIITFGSCLWSMLFSFSINAHIWLISMQFLLFLSIQLFCLVAVLRALKQSGPGERGRERGEENHMKRRAFYLILITTVNMVIIYVPITISALFSNLANLSTQEIWSPSVICFVLAGFVQPVLYLHRNRKLFCFCSP, via the coding sequence ATGAATAACTCAGTGAACTTCACCGCACCCGAAGCATCTATAAATTCCACAACTCAATCCTTTGGACAAATGATAAGTCTGGAAATCTGTGCATACATCATCAATTTCCTGGTTGGTGTTCCTACACACTCCTATGTTATATGGCTCATCATCACAGGAACAGGAAGCGGAGTTGCATCAGAGTTCTTCATCCTCAATCTCTCCATTTGTGAGATTGGAAACTCTTTGAACTGTTTGCTCTTTGTACTTTCAAATTGGTTTTCAAGTGTCTTTACACTGTTAGAGTTTTTAATAGGACTCTCTGTCACTGGCcgtcctctgtttcagtgtctgatgtgtgttgagcgttacctggcagtggttcatcctgtaacctttctgaagtacaaacctctcagatatagagtgatctgctgCACCATGGTCTGGATAATCACTTTTGGTTCCTGTTTGTGGTCcatgttattttctttttcaatcaATGCACATATATGGTTAATCTCGATGCagttcctcctcttcctctccatccagttgttttgtcttgtggctgttctcagagctctgaagcagtcaggaccaggagagagagggagagagagaggggaagaaaaccacatgaagagaagagcgTTTTATCTAATTTTAATAACAACAGTGAACATGGTTATTATATATGTGCCGATTActatttcagcattatttagCAATCTGGCAAATCTCAGTACTCAGGAAATTTGGTCTCCTTCAGTGATTTGTTTTGTGCTGGCTGGTTTTGTACAGCCTGTTCTTTATCTGCATCGGAATAGAAAACTCTTTTGCTTCTGTTCTCCATAA